From the genome of ANME-2 cluster archaeon:
TCCCGGCTATCGTCTGAAGATACAAAACCCCATGAACCCTTGACCATCGCCCTGCACGATATCCCGTGGGTAAAATTATTCGATATCTGCTCTATCTGCCCGTTGTCAATAAATAGGGAACGGCCTGTGCTCCTCAATACCCGTATGTCATGGAAATCTGCCTGTAGCGCTGCCAAATGCATCATACTCCTTATGGTGCCGGGCTCGGAGTTCCTATAACAGCTTCATTGAGGGTCAGATTGAACCTGGGGAAGGAGGAAGCTTTTTTTATCTTCTCTATCAGGTATTCCTTTTCTTTTCCCACCATGGACCTTTCCAGCACTTCAGAGATATTCGATACCGGGACGATCTCTATCTTATCCTTGAACTCATCCTCTATCATCACATCGCCCATATTGGACCTTGGGATGATGACGGTCTTGATGCCGGCCTGGGCAGCCGCCTCTATCTTATAGGTCACACCACCCACGGGCAGCACGTCACCCCTTACTGAGAGGGAACCGGTCATGGCCACGGTCTGGTCCACCGGTATATTCTCAAATGCAGACAATACGGCAGTGGCAATACTGATAGAAGCACTGTCACCCTCCACACCTTCGTAAGTACCTATGAACTGGATATGAACGTCCATGGTCGTGGTATCTTTACCACTGACCTTCTTGATAAGGGCTGATACGTTATCTACAGCTTCGCGTGCTACCTTCTTGAGCATACCCGTGGCAATGATGCGTCCTTCGGAACTTGACTGTGAGGGAGTTACTTCTGCCATTATGGGAAGTACAATACCTGAATCGCTGCCCATTACTGCCAGGCCATTGACCCTACCTACCATTGAGCCCTGACGCTCGAACATCTGATAATCCTTTCTTCGTTCAAGGTACTGGTCGGCCAGTTGCTGCTCGACCGAGCGGGCAATGTTCTTGGCTTTTAATACATGTCCCGCACAGGTTACTGCTGACCCTTCAGAGTGAGCAATATCCCCGGCGACCCGTACAAGACCGCCAAGGTCCCTGAGCTTCAGGGTAAGATGGCCTTTTCTTCCGGCACGCCGCCTGGCTTCCCTGATTATCTCTTCTACAGCACTCTTATCAAAGGGAGGTATCTTTCCATCCCTCTTGATCTCCTGTGCCACGAACCGGACCAGTTTCTGCCGGTTAATAGCGGTATCGGGGATGACATCGCTCATATACACCTCGTAACCGTACCCCTTTATCCTGGAACGAAGAGCAGGGTGCATGCCTCTTAAGGCATCAAGGTTACCTGCCGTGACCATAATGAAATCACAGGGTACAGGCTCTGTTTTTACCATTGCGCCCGAGGACCGTTCACTCTGGCCCGTAATAGGAAATTCTTTCTCCTGCAAAGCTGTCAACAGGTTCTGCTGTGATTCCAGCCCAAGGGTATTGATCTCGTCTATGAACAGCACACCTTTATGCGCTTTATGAATGCCGCCACCTTCCACTCTATCATGTGCAGGGGTCTCCAGGCCTCCGCTCTGGAACGGGTCATGACGCACATCACCCAGCAGCGCCCCGGCATGTGAACCGGTGGCATCAATATACGAAGCCGTATCTTTACCGGCATTCGATACCAGCAGTTTTGGTATGTACGCTTCCTCTTTCGGCATGAACTGGCGCATTACCATGAAAATAAGTATGGCTGCAATGATACCCCATATCAGCATGCCGGTATAGAATGAATATATAATGATGCCGAACACGAATATCATTATGAACATATTGCGGGCCTGCATCCGCTTTCTTGCTTCCAGTTTATGGGCATCCACTATTTCCTTGCCTTTTCCTGCAGGCACGACCCTTATCTTTGGAGTGTTGTTATCTTCAGGATTATTATAGACAAGCACATCCTGTAATTCTTCTTTAGGCAGGAGTGCAGCCATGGCCTTTGCCAGCATGGATTTACCCGTACCCGGGGTGCCAAGCATCATCACATGCCTGCGCTGGTTGGCAGCCTTCTTCACCACCTCAACAGCATGTTCCTGACCTATCACCTGGTCGATAAGGTTTTCCGGTACTTCCACTTCAGACGTGGTCTGTATGTCTAAACCGCCGAGCAGGTCATCGGTTTCAGTGACAGTCTTATTCTCGGCAGAAATATCTTTTTCAGTATTTGTCACAGTATTCTCCTTAATTATATATTTTAATGCATATATATCTGTTGGTGATAGTATAATAATAGTTTTTCAGTCTATTATATCTGCCCATGCATTTATAAATTTGGTCAATAAAATACAATATCCTGATATATAGTTGATGTTCCAGCTGGCCTTGGGACAATATTATTCACCCTGCATTCCTAATTCTTCGCAATCCTTCTCTGTAAGCTCCACTACACGAGTATGATATTGTGCGGAATTTTGCTTTAACAGGCTGTCCCAAAAACAACTTTTCACTACACCTCGAAGTTCTAAGAGTTTCCAACACATGGAGTTAACATCTTAATTTTCTTAAATTTTGTGCATACATACATGGAAATCCACATATTTCACCGAAAGTTCACCAAAAACGTGTTTTTAAGCACCAATTGCAACATTTTTCGTGCCCACTTCGAACTGATCTGCCCCCTGAATTCCATTTTTCAGTATTTCCTTCAAGTTTTTACCTTCCCTTTTCACAAACCCCTCAATCTTCCCAATATTATGCACTATGCACATCATCA
Proteins encoded in this window:
- the lonB gene encoding ATP-dependent protease LonB, which encodes MSAENKTVTETDDLLGGLDIQTTSEVEVPENLIDQVIGQEHAVEVVKKAANQRRHVMMLGTPGTGKSMLAKAMAALLPKEELQDVLVYNNPEDNNTPKIRVVPAGKGKEIVDAHKLEARKRMQARNMFIMIFVFGIIIYSFYTGMLIWGIIAAILIFMVMRQFMPKEEAYIPKLLVSNAGKDTASYIDATGSHAGALLGDVRHDPFQSGGLETPAHDRVEGGGIHKAHKGVLFIDEINTLGLESQQNLLTALQEKEFPITGQSERSSGAMVKTEPVPCDFIMVTAGNLDALRGMHPALRSRIKGYGYEVYMSDVIPDTAINRQKLVRFVAQEIKRDGKIPPFDKSAVEEIIREARRRAGRKGHLTLKLRDLGGLVRVAGDIAHSEGSAVTCAGHVLKAKNIARSVEQQLADQYLERRKDYQMFERQGSMVGRVNGLAVMGSDSGIVLPIMAEVTPSQSSSEGRIIATGMLKKVAREAVDNVSALIKKVSGKDTTTMDVHIQFIGTYEGVEGDSASISIATAVLSAFENIPVDQTVAMTGSLSVRGDVLPVGGVTYKIEAAAQAGIKTVIIPRSNMGDVMIEDEFKDKIEIVPVSNISEVLERSMVGKEKEYLIEKIKKASSFPRFNLTLNEAVIGTPSPAP